In Bacillota bacterium, one DNA window encodes the following:
- a CDS encoding flagellar biosynthesis protein FlgJ: protein MEIRAVSAGLRNEEATQLKKACQEFEAMFYRLLLKEMRKTIPEGGLINRGLSMEIYETWLDERLADEFALRGDLGIGRALYAQLSGLLR, encoded by the coding sequence ATGGAGATTCGTGCTGTTTCCGCGGGGTTGAGGAATGAAGAGGCTACTCAGCTGAAAAAGGCCTGCCAGGAGTTTGAGGCCATGTTCTATCGTCTGCTCCTTAAGGAAATGCGCAAAACCATTCCGGAGGGCGGCCTGATCAACCGTGGGTTGTCCATGGAGATCTATGAGACCTGGCTTGATGAGCGCCTGGCCGATGAATTTGCCCTCCGAGGCGATTTGGGGATCGGACGGGCCTTGTATGCCCAGTTGAGCGGCTTACTCAGGTAG
- a CDS encoding flagellar motor switch protein FliM, whose protein sequence is MSEVLSQKEIDELIGQLSEGTVAERLPDVVPYNFKQPNKFSKDLIRSIERIFDQLSRSLSSSLSMLIRTRVTCRVVSVEQLSNDEFLRSIPNPCIVAAFEIDPLPGVAMMEMGIDIGLVLFDILCGGPGEAVDQRTEPTDIQLRVLRYLINTILQRDFPNAWRDVVNMQPALQSIETNSEYLQLNAPEEMGILASLAVQAGHHEGILNFFMGYSSLEGIIPRLQRGYRGETRSVSSVEAKDLESTELANVRVPVELELGQARLTLAEVKALEKGDVILLGDLDQPSLVRIAGLPKFLAVPGVYKRRLAGKIIGIWEGETDE, encoded by the coding sequence GTGAGTGAAGTATTAAGTCAGAAGGAAATCGATGAACTAATTGGTCAGCTATCGGAAGGGACTGTGGCGGAACGGCTCCCCGATGTGGTGCCCTACAACTTCAAACAGCCCAACAAATTCTCCAAGGACTTGATTCGTAGTATCGAGCGGATCTTTGACCAATTGAGCAGGAGCCTGAGTAGCAGCCTGTCCATGCTGATCCGTACCCGGGTTACCTGCCGGGTGGTGTCAGTGGAGCAGTTGAGTAACGATGAGTTTCTGCGGTCCATTCCGAATCCCTGTATCGTGGCCGCCTTCGAAATCGATCCTTTGCCCGGTGTCGCGATGATGGAGATGGGTATTGACATCGGCCTGGTCCTGTTTGATATCCTCTGTGGGGGACCAGGGGAAGCGGTGGATCAGCGCACTGAACCCACAGATATTCAGCTGCGGGTCCTGCGCTACCTGATCAATACGATTCTGCAGCGGGATTTCCCCAATGCGTGGCGGGACGTTGTGAATATGCAGCCGGCTCTGCAGAGTATTGAGACCAACAGTGAATATTTGCAGCTAAACGCACCGGAGGAAATGGGGATCTTAGCCTCCCTGGCAGTGCAGGCCGGTCACCATGAGGGGATCCTGAACTTTTTTATGGGTTATAGCAGTCTGGAGGGGATCATTCCCCGCCTGCAGCGGGGATACCGGGGAGAGACCCGCAGTGTTTCCTCCGTGGAAGCGAAGGATTTAGAATCAACGGAACTGGCCAACGTGCGGGTACCGGTGGAATTGGAGTTAGGGCAGGCGCGCCTTACCTTGGCCGAAGTGAAGGCCTTGGAGAAGGGTGACGTCATTTTGCTGGGCGATCTTGATCAACCATCCCTTGTACGCATTGCCGGCCTGCCCAAGTTCCTGGCGGTACCGGGAGTATATAAAAGGCGGCTGGCCGGTAAGATTATTGGCATATGGGAAGGGGAAACCGATGAATAG
- a CDS encoding flagellar basal body P-ring protein FlgI: MLKLLAILCSLCLLFNAGFIEAADSPGPTVRLKDILRVEGVHPQQLVGVGLVTGLAGTGDSNRSPTSEVLSNLLKSFGISADAVPSRNAALVMVTAELPPFSRPGDRIDVTVSSIGDARSLAGGILFLTPLMGDDEEVYVYAQGPVSVGGFSATGPTASVARNHPTVGVVPGGGLVQVPGATPQLDAGGYLILVLNNENADFTTAARVAEVLNRTFTPDTALALDQSRIAVIIPPAYEDYRIVDFISDLGQLEVNPDSVAKVVVDERTGIVVVGEHVRIAPVAVAAGNLQVTIQTEYGVVQPPAFSDGETVVVPDTQITATEAQSQMTVLQSGSTIQDVVAALNGLGASPRDIIAILQAIKAAGALYGQLEIR, from the coding sequence GTGTTGAAGCTGCTTGCCATCTTGTGTAGTTTGTGCCTACTGTTCAATGCCGGTTTCATCGAGGCCGCCGATTCCCCAGGCCCCACCGTGCGGCTGAAGGACATTTTGCGGGTGGAAGGGGTTCATCCCCAGCAGTTGGTGGGGGTGGGCTTGGTGACCGGTCTGGCCGGTACCGGGGATTCCAACCGAAGCCCCACTTCCGAAGTGTTGAGCAACCTGCTCAAAAGTTTTGGCATCTCCGCGGATGCTGTACCTAGCCGCAACGCGGCCCTGGTGATGGTCACCGCCGAGCTACCCCCCTTTAGTCGCCCGGGGGACCGGATTGATGTCACCGTGTCCTCCATCGGTGATGCCCGGAGTTTGGCCGGCGGCATTCTGTTTTTGACACCCCTGATGGGGGATGATGAAGAGGTTTACGTTTATGCCCAGGGGCCTGTCTCCGTCGGCGGCTTTTCCGCCACGGGACCCACAGCTTCCGTGGCCCGGAACCATCCCACGGTGGGGGTTGTCCCCGGTGGGGGTCTGGTGCAGGTTCCCGGTGCCACACCACAGCTAGATGCAGGAGGATACTTGATTCTGGTATTGAATAATGAGAATGCTGATTTTACCACCGCCGCTCGGGTAGCGGAGGTCTTGAACCGGACCTTCACCCCCGACACGGCCCTGGCCCTGGATCAAAGCCGCATTGCGGTGATTATCCCGCCGGCCTACGAGGATTACCGGATCGTGGACTTCATCTCGGACCTGGGGCAGCTGGAGGTCAACCCCGACAGCGTGGCTAAAGTGGTGGTGGATGAGCGCACCGGTATTGTGGTGGTCGGTGAACATGTGCGGATCGCGCCAGTGGCGGTGGCCGCCGGCAACCTGCAGGTGACCATCCAGACCGAGTACGGGGTGGTGCAGCCGCCGGCCTTCTCCGATGGGGAGACGGTGGTGGTACCAGACACCCAGATTACGGCCACCGAAGCCCAGAGTCAGATGACGGTGCTGCAATCGGGAAGCACCATCCAGGATGTGGTGGCGGCGCTGAACGGTCTGGGTGCCAGTCCCCGGGATATTATCGCCATTTTGCAGGCGATCAAGGCCGCCGGGGCTTTGTACGGCCAGCTGGAGATTCGCTAA
- the flhB gene encoding flagellar biosynthesis protein FlhB, whose translation MAPLRWDLQLFAEKTEQPTEKKKRDTRKKGHVAKSQELSVAASVLVLFAGFHLWGDHLGRGVYQFFHRWLFTLGDQRVDAASVGALAETTVQGLVSMLLPVFLVSLCTGIAVQLVQVGFMYNPGGLAPKLERINPVEGFKRIFSKRALIQLIKSLAKLILLAAVAFVQIRRDYPLFVASMGKPLEQNLVFFGQWVLKLGVRLGWILVALALLDYAYQRWEFTQNLKMTKEEVKEELKQTEGDPVVRASIRRRMRELGTRRMMQMVPHADVVITNPTHIAVALLYDLKQRPAPVVVAKGKGHVAEKIKQIAKKHDVYIMENPPLARALYQSVEVNHMIPEELFQAVAEVLAFVYRLKGKVL comes from the coding sequence ATGGCACCCTTGCGGTGGGATTTGCAGCTGTTTGCGGAGAAAACGGAACAGCCGACGGAGAAGAAAAAACGGGATACCCGGAAAAAGGGTCATGTGGCCAAAAGTCAAGAGTTAAGCGTGGCCGCCAGTGTCCTGGTCCTTTTTGCTGGTTTTCATCTATGGGGAGATCACCTGGGGCGGGGGGTGTACCAGTTTTTCCACCGATGGCTGTTTACCCTGGGGGATCAAAGGGTAGATGCGGCCAGTGTTGGTGCTTTGGCCGAGACTACAGTGCAGGGTTTGGTGTCCATGTTGCTACCGGTCTTCTTGGTGAGTCTGTGTACAGGGATTGCGGTCCAGTTGGTGCAGGTGGGGTTTATGTATAACCCCGGGGGATTGGCTCCGAAGCTGGAGCGGATTAACCCCGTGGAAGGCTTCAAACGGATCTTTTCCAAACGGGCCTTGATCCAGTTGATCAAATCCCTCGCCAAGTTGATCCTTTTGGCCGCGGTGGCCTTTGTGCAGATTAGAAGGGATTACCCCCTGTTTGTGGCGAGCATGGGTAAGCCCTTGGAACAGAATCTGGTCTTCTTTGGCCAGTGGGTGTTAAAGCTTGGGGTACGTCTGGGCTGGATTCTGGTGGCCCTAGCCCTGCTGGACTATGCCTACCAGCGGTGGGAATTCACCCAGAACCTGAAGATGACCAAAGAGGAAGTGAAGGAAGAACTGAAACAGACCGAGGGGGATCCCGTGGTGCGGGCCAGCATCCGCCGCAGGATGCGGGAGTTGGGCACCCGCCGAATGATGCAGATGGTGCCCCATGCCGATGTGGTCATCACCAACCCCACCCATATTGCGGTGGCTCTGCTTTATGACCTCAAGCAGCGGCCTGCTCCGGTGGTGGTGGCCAAGGGCAAGGGTCATGTGGCGGAAAAGATCAAGCAAATCGCCAAGAAGCACGATGTGTACATTATGGAGAATCCGCCTTTGGCCCGGGCGTTGTACCAGTCGGTAGAGGTCAATCACATGATCCCCGAGGAGCTGTTCCAGGCGGTGGCCGAGGTGTTGGCCTTTGTCTATCGGCTGAAGGGTAAGGTTTTGTAG
- a CDS encoding flagellar hook-basal body protein: MIRGLYTVASAMVLGDVQMNVLAHNLANASTDGFHRQLLIQQGSLGQAVHRNDGTRTTYIGDLPTGVVAQELFVDTSQGSLVDTGHSLDFALEGEGFFVVQTPRGLRYTRCGAFTLTAEGLLVTKQGYRVQGEQGDIYLEPGTFQVSTAGEITQGDDLVARLQIVRIPPGDLQPEGHGLYATGASERVTWAQDYMVVQGSLEQTNVSVIEEMVKMISAVRAYETAQRMITAQDEVLGHAVEIGKVS, encoded by the coding sequence ATGATCCGTGGTCTTTATACGGTGGCCAGTGCCATGGTCTTGGGGGATGTGCAGATGAATGTACTGGCCCACAACCTGGCCAACGCGTCCACCGACGGTTTTCACCGGCAACTGTTGATCCAGCAGGGCAGCCTGGGCCAAGCGGTCCATCGGAATGATGGCACCCGTACCACCTATATCGGCGATCTGCCCACGGGAGTGGTGGCCCAGGAGCTCTTCGTGGACACTAGCCAGGGTTCCCTGGTGGACACCGGCCACAGTCTGGATTTTGCCCTGGAAGGGGAGGGGTTCTTTGTGGTCCAAACTCCCCGGGGCCTGCGTTACACCCGCTGTGGAGCCTTCACCCTTACCGCGGAGGGGTTGCTGGTTACCAAGCAAGGTTACCGGGTCCAAGGGGAGCAGGGGGATATTTACCTGGAACCGGGTACCTTCCAGGTGAGCACCGCGGGGGAGATCACCCAGGGGGACGACCTAGTGGCCCGCCTGCAGATTGTGCGTATTCCCCCTGGGGACTTGCAGCCGGAGGGTCATGGCCTTTATGCCACCGGTGCCTCAGAACGGGTAACTTGGGCCCAGGACTACATGGTGGTTCAGGGGTCTTTAGAACAGACCAACGTTAGTGTCATTGAGGAAATGGTGAAGATGATCAGTGCCGTGCGGGCCTATGAGACGGCCCAGCGGATGATCACCGCCCAGGATGAAGTCTTAGGACATGCAGTGGAAATTGGAAAGGTATCTTAA
- a CDS encoding flagellar basal body L-ring protein FlgH: MRKARLASAMILVWLFVFSQVSHASFFAGLLRDRKAYKEGDLVTIVVVEQAQATQTASTQSGKEGSVGIGPGLGLLDFIPLLRASGGDDLSSRGTTSRGSSLQTKITAQIVERLPNGNFVIEGKHSFTLNGENQQIYIRGVVRPDDIDGNNQVLSTQIADAEISYEGFGVVGDKQKPGILTRLFQWLF; encoded by the coding sequence ATGCGAAAGGCGCGCCTTGCTAGTGCCATGATTCTTGTTTGGTTGTTCGTCTTTTCCCAGGTGAGCCATGCTTCCTTCTTTGCCGGTTTGCTCCGGGATCGTAAGGCCTACAAGGAAGGGGATTTGGTGACGATTGTGGTGGTGGAACAGGCCCAGGCTACCCAGACGGCCTCCACCCAATCGGGGAAGGAGGGTTCCGTGGGGATCGGTCCGGGATTGGGCCTGTTGGATTTTATCCCCCTGCTGCGGGCCAGCGGCGGCGATGATCTGAGCAGTCGGGGGACCACCTCTCGGGGTAGTTCCCTGCAGACGAAGATTACTGCCCAGATTGTGGAACGCCTGCCCAACGGCAATTTTGTAATTGAAGGGAAGCATTCCTTCACCTTGAACGGGGAAAATCAGCAGATTTACATCCGGGGCGTGGTCCGTCCCGATGATATCGATGGGAATAATCAGGTTTTGTCTACCCAGATCGCCGATGCGGAGATCAGCTACGAGGGGTTCGGCGTAGTGGGAGACAAACAAAAACCAGGGATTCTAACGAGGCTGTTTCAGTGGCTGTTCTAA
- the flgA gene encoding flagellar basal body P-ring formation protein FlgA → MVRIFPLILLLVLLNGLPATAGQIRIEIAEQVEVSGSKIYLGDIAEIGGADPETLALLRAVYLGEAPLPGQRRTMTLSLLRMRLQQAKLPLGELELVVPSTFQVTTRSQLLAGEQLLGLAQRVLQEALAPYPKAQWELSSAVTDLSLPAGEVQLVPAGLPSLARTMGVPVDILIDGVMYRRVVVSFRVTLPVSVVAVADFHSKHEVLEPERLVLVERDYFTLPGMPFEGLEDLVGMRVKRWVTPGTVLTRELVEPIPEVVANQVVTLESIYGNVRAVTQVLSLQDGYIGDWIEVANPQSGRVIIAEVVGPGRVVSIMVKGV, encoded by the coding sequence ATGGTACGGATCTTTCCCCTGATTCTCCTGTTAGTGCTCCTTAACGGCTTGCCGGCGACGGCGGGCCAGATCCGCATTGAGATCGCAGAACAGGTGGAAGTATCCGGCAGCAAGATTTACCTTGGGGACATTGCGGAGATAGGGGGAGCGGACCCGGAAACACTGGCCCTCCTGCGGGCGGTGTACCTCGGGGAAGCCCCCCTTCCGGGCCAGCGCCGGACCATGACCCTGAGTCTGCTGCGAATGCGTCTGCAGCAGGCTAAGCTTCCCCTGGGGGAGCTGGAGCTTGTGGTACCGTCCACCTTTCAGGTGACCACCCGGTCCCAGCTTTTGGCAGGGGAACAGCTTCTGGGACTTGCCCAAAGGGTGCTGCAGGAGGCCTTAGCCCCCTATCCAAAGGCCCAGTGGGAACTGAGTAGTGCCGTGACGGATCTGTCTTTGCCCGCAGGGGAGGTGCAGTTGGTCCCTGCCGGACTGCCTTCTTTGGCCCGGACCATGGGGGTGCCCGTGGATATTCTCATCGACGGGGTCATGTACCGACGGGTGGTGGTTTCCTTCCGGGTGACTTTACCCGTGTCGGTGGTGGCGGTGGCGGATTTTCACTCCAAACACGAGGTATTGGAGCCCGAACGCTTGGTGTTGGTGGAACGGGATTATTTCACCCTGCCGGGGATGCCCTTCGAAGGCTTGGAAGACCTGGTGGGAATGCGGGTGAAGCGCTGGGTCACCCCAGGGACGGTGCTCACCAGGGAGCTGGTGGAGCCCATTCCCGAAGTGGTGGCCAACCAAGTGGTGACCCTGGAAAGCATCTATGGTAATGTGCGGGCCGTAACCCAAGTGTTGTCTTTACAGGATGGTTACATTGGTGATTGGATTGAGGTGGCAAATCCCCAGTCGGGGCGGGTGATCATTGCGGAGGTGGTGGGTCCCGGCCGGGTGGTGTCCATTATGGTAAAGGGGGTATGA
- a CDS encoding FliA/WhiG family RNA polymerase sigma factor yields the protein MKGKEVIGMFAREHIEAYKVQSPRERQKEQLIEEHLPLVRRIAERLAIGLPSHMQVDDLVSYGYLGLLEAADRYDPSHGVLFSTFASKRIRGAMLDGIRSEDWLPDSLRRKIKAMERAYTQLDNQYGRQATDEEVAKFLKIDLDQLYDLQKKAASTMMLSLEAMINSPDGDGGPLADVIPDQQAANPQEELIEEELNQRLAQAISTLPERDQMILSLYYYEELTVSEIGEVLGISKGRVSQLHTRAIMRLKELLSDEECTLGGEVC from the coding sequence TTGAAAGGCAAGGAAGTGATTGGCATGTTTGCGAGGGAACACATCGAAGCATACAAGGTGCAAAGTCCGCGGGAGCGGCAGAAGGAACAACTTATTGAAGAGCATCTCCCCCTGGTACGCCGGATCGCAGAACGGTTGGCTATCGGCCTGCCCAGCCACATGCAGGTTGACGATCTAGTCAGCTACGGCTACTTGGGCTTGTTGGAAGCTGCGGACCGGTACGATCCCAGTCACGGCGTGCTGTTTTCCACCTTCGCCTCCAAGCGGATCCGCGGGGCCATGCTGGACGGGATCCGCTCGGAAGATTGGCTGCCCGATAGCCTCCGGCGGAAGATTAAGGCCATGGAGCGGGCCTATACCCAGCTGGACAACCAATACGGTCGTCAGGCCACCGATGAGGAAGTGGCCAAGTTCCTAAAGATCGATCTGGATCAACTGTATGATCTTCAGAAGAAGGCCGCTTCCACCATGATGCTGTCGTTGGAAGCTATGATCAATTCCCCCGACGGGGACGGAGGTCCCCTGGCCGATGTGATCCCGGACCAGCAAGCGGCCAATCCCCAGGAGGAACTGATCGAAGAGGAGCTAAACCAGCGTTTGGCCCAGGCCATCAGCACCCTTCCCGAAAGGGACCAGATGATCTTGTCTTTGTATTACTACGAAGAGCTGACGGTGAGTGAAATCGGCGAGGTCCTTGGGATCTCCAAAGGGAGAGTGTCCCAATTGCATACCAGAGCCATTATGAGGCTTAAAGAACTGCTTAGTGATGAGGAGTGCACGCTGGGAGGGGAGGTGTGTTAG
- the flhA gene encoding flagellar biosynthesis protein FlhA: MRDYQDVIMMVGIVGIVVMMVIPLPPAVLDLLLAGNISFAVVLLLISMNVKRPLDFSAFPPVLLVATLFRLALNVSSTRLILLRGYAGEIINAFGNFVVGGNYVVGFVVFLILVIIQFIVITKGAERVAEVAARFTLDAMPGKQMSIDADLNAGLIGEDEARRRREEVAREADFYGAMDGASKFVKGDAIAGIVITFINVVGGLIIGVVQGGLTVDQAIKKYTLLTVGDGLVSQVPALLIATATGMIVTRSVSTGNLGEVVIGQVGGQPKAMGIAAGVLLAFSLVPGMPFVPFMVLGLMLGFLAYQMTNMARQEEEQKQQELAQEQLQRAEIVTPEDVLDMIKVDPLELEIGYGLVVLTDEQQGGDLLGRFGAVRKQCALELGMVVPMIRIRDNVQLGAHEYVIKIYGAKVAGGELRPQRFLALCGGPVELAGEQVKDPTFGMPAVWIEEDQREEAEALGCTVVDASTVLVTHVTQVIKDHAHELISRSDVQKLLNSVKEEHGPLVEELVPGLLNVGQVQGVLKNLLREGISIRNLVGILEAMADHAATADSLETLTELVRQSLARQITDTYVGPDGILRVIRLDPALEEVLREEAQEGGTVDSQFVHRLMHRLMQEIQKLAAGGYPPVVLTSPMVRRTFRRIIEPMVPQLVVLSFGEVDPRAQLEVVGMVKLEG, from the coding sequence CTGCGGGATTACCAAGATGTGATCATGATGGTGGGGATCGTGGGGATCGTTGTAATGATGGTGATCCCTTTACCACCCGCTGTCCTTGATCTGCTCTTGGCGGGGAATATCAGCTTTGCGGTGGTGCTGTTGCTAATCAGCATGAATGTGAAACGGCCCTTGGACTTCTCCGCCTTTCCCCCGGTGTTGTTGGTGGCTACCCTCTTTCGCCTGGCCCTCAATGTCTCCTCCACCCGGCTGATTCTCCTCAGGGGCTATGCCGGGGAGATCATCAATGCCTTTGGGAACTTCGTGGTGGGGGGTAACTATGTCGTAGGTTTTGTGGTGTTCTTGATTCTGGTGATTATTCAGTTCATCGTGATCACCAAGGGTGCCGAACGGGTGGCGGAAGTGGCGGCTCGCTTTACGTTGGATGCCATGCCCGGCAAGCAGATGAGTATCGATGCGGACCTCAATGCGGGTCTCATTGGGGAGGACGAGGCCAGAAGACGCCGGGAAGAGGTGGCCCGGGAAGCGGACTTCTACGGAGCCATGGACGGAGCCAGCAAGTTTGTGAAGGGTGACGCCATCGCCGGCATCGTGATTACCTTTATCAACGTTGTCGGTGGGCTGATCATCGGTGTGGTCCAGGGGGGCCTGACGGTGGACCAGGCCATTAAGAAGTATACCTTGCTTACGGTGGGAGACGGATTGGTCAGCCAGGTGCCCGCCCTGCTCATCGCCACCGCCACCGGTATGATCGTTACCCGCAGTGTCTCCACGGGCAACCTGGGTGAGGTGGTTATCGGGCAGGTGGGCGGGCAGCCCAAGGCCATGGGAATCGCCGCGGGAGTGCTTTTGGCCTTCAGCTTGGTGCCCGGCATGCCCTTTGTGCCCTTCATGGTGTTGGGGCTGATGTTGGGGTTCTTGGCTTATCAGATGACTAATATGGCTAGGCAGGAAGAGGAGCAAAAGCAGCAGGAACTGGCCCAGGAGCAACTCCAGCGGGCGGAAATCGTCACCCCAGAGGACGTGCTGGACATGATCAAGGTGGATCCCCTGGAACTGGAAATTGGCTACGGACTAGTGGTCCTCACCGACGAACAGCAGGGTGGCGATCTGTTGGGCCGGTTTGGGGCCGTCCGGAAGCAATGTGCCTTGGAGCTGGGTATGGTGGTTCCCATGATCCGGATCCGGGACAATGTACAATTGGGGGCCCATGAATATGTAATCAAAATCTACGGGGCCAAGGTGGCCGGAGGCGAACTTCGTCCCCAGCGGTTCCTGGCCCTCTGCGGGGGGCCGGTGGAGCTAGCTGGGGAACAGGTGAAGGATCCCACCTTTGGGATGCCCGCGGTGTGGATCGAAGAGGACCAGCGGGAAGAAGCCGAAGCGTTGGGTTGTACTGTGGTGGATGCTTCCACGGTACTGGTAACCCACGTCACCCAGGTGATCAAGGATCATGCCCATGAATTGATCAGCCGCAGTGACGTACAAAAACTGCTGAACAGTGTCAAGGAGGAGCATGGGCCCTTGGTGGAAGAACTGGTGCCTGGTCTTTTGAATGTGGGACAAGTCCAAGGGGTACTGAAGAATCTGCTGCGGGAAGGGATCAGTATTCGCAACCTGGTGGGTATCTTGGAGGCCATGGCGGATCATGCCGCCACCGCCGATTCCCTGGAGACTTTGACGGAACTGGTGCGTCAGTCCTTGGCCCGGCAGATTACCGACACCTACGTGGGCCCCGATGGGATCCTGCGGGTGATACGGTTAGATCCCGCCTTGGAAGAGGTCCTCCGGGAGGAGGCCCAGGAGGGAGGCACCGTGGATTCCCAGTTTGTCCACCGGCTGATGCACCGCCTCATGCAGGAGATCCAGAAGCTAGCCGCCGGAGGTTATCCCCCGGTGGTGCTGACTTCGCCGATGGTCCGACGGACCTTCCGGCGGATCATCGAACCGATGGTTCCCCAGCTGGTGGTCCTCTCCTTTGGGGAGGTTGACCCCCGGGCCCAGTTGGAAGTGGTGGGGATGGTCAAACTTGAAGGTTGA
- the fliY gene encoding flagellar motor switch phosphatase FliY has translation MNRYEITDQHRDILGEIGNIAMGSAATALSQILQEEVLITTPDVELVNLAELEEQFPIPCLVCEINYVAGLTGSNILILKQEDARLIASLMIGEEVSEDLENDELALSALGEAMNQMMGSAATAMSQFFSTRVVISPPAVQVNMVRGGSGFFANFSSDHSVVRIRFEMTIGDLLASTMVMVIPIESAMAMTDELLGGLGEEASPEPPPQKPEVPEPKPVEPVRFFAEEEEQKSETQFDFQVLKDTTLNVKVVLGRTEMTMAQILALSKGSIVELDRLEGEPAEILINGKRVAWGEVVVAGEQLGVRITEFV, from the coding sequence ATGAATAGGTACGAAATAACGGACCAACACAGGGACATATTGGGAGAAATCGGGAATATTGCTATGGGATCTGCCGCCACGGCCCTGTCGCAGATCCTCCAGGAAGAAGTGTTGATCACCACCCCCGATGTGGAGCTGGTGAATCTCGCTGAGCTGGAGGAACAGTTTCCCATACCTTGTTTGGTCTGTGAGATCAATTACGTTGCGGGACTGACCGGTTCCAACATCTTGATCCTCAAGCAGGAGGATGCTCGACTGATTGCTTCCCTCATGATCGGCGAGGAGGTTTCCGAGGACTTGGAAAATGACGAGCTGGCCCTCAGCGCCTTGGGGGAAGCGATGAACCAGATGATGGGCTCCGCTGCCACTGCCATGTCCCAGTTCTTTTCTACAAGGGTGGTGATCTCGCCCCCGGCGGTGCAGGTGAACATGGTGCGGGGCGGGAGTGGCTTCTTTGCAAACTTTAGCAGTGATCACAGCGTGGTGCGGATCCGGTTTGAGATGACCATTGGTGATCTTTTGGCCAGTACCATGGTTATGGTGATTCCCATCGAGTCCGCCATGGCCATGACCGATGAATTGTTGGGGGGGTTAGGGGAGGAAGCTAGTCCGGAACCGCCACCCCAGAAACCAGAGGTTCCAGAACCCAAGCCGGTGGAGCCGGTGAGATTCTTTGCCGAAGAAGAGGAGCAGAAATCAGAAACCCAGTTCGACTTCCAGGTGTTAAAGGATACTACGCTGAATGTGAAGGTGGTCCTGGGGCGGACAGAGATGACCATGGCCCAGATTCTGGCCCTGAGTAAAGGTTCCATTGTGGAACTGGATCGCCTGGAGGGCGAACCCGCGGAGATCTTGATCAACGGTAAAAGGGTGGCCTGGGGCGAAGTGGTGGTGGCCGGCGAACAGTTGGGTGTGCGCATTACAGAATTTGTCTAA
- the flgG gene encoding flagellar basal-body rod protein FlgG — MMRSLWIAGSGMTAQELSIATIANNLANVNTTGFKKARVDFQDLLYQTVRYGGTPVVQGAQIPTGIQVGHGVRPVATQKIFTQGDYQQTDNPLDLVIEGEGFFQVTLPDGSTAYTRDGAFKVDSNGLLVTSDGFVLEPEIQIPANALDISVSTDGTVSVLTSDDGVPVEVGQITLVRFMNAAGLRNIGRNLFKQTPASGEPIYGTAGLDGFGTIAQGYLEMSNVKVVEEMVAMITAQRAYEVNSKAIQASDEMLQTANNLRR, encoded by the coding sequence ATGATGCGCTCATTATGGATTGCCGGTTCAGGAATGACTGCCCAGGAGCTGAGTATTGCCACCATCGCCAATAACCTGGCCAACGTGAACACCACCGGCTTCAAGAAGGCCCGTGTGGACTTCCAGGACCTGCTGTACCAGACGGTGCGGTACGGTGGAACCCCGGTGGTTCAGGGGGCCCAGATCCCTACAGGCATCCAGGTGGGTCATGGTGTGCGGCCGGTGGCCACCCAGAAGATCTTCACCCAAGGGGACTACCAACAGACCGATAACCCCTTGGATCTGGTGATTGAAGGCGAAGGCTTCTTCCAGGTCACCTTGCCCGACGGTTCCACCGCCTACACCCGGGACGGAGCCTTCAAGGTGGACAGCAATGGTCTGTTGGTGACCTCCGACGGCTTTGTGCTGGAGCCGGAGATCCAGATTCCCGCCAACGCCCTGGATATCTCCGTCAGCACCGACGGGACCGTCTCTGTGCTGACCTCCGATGATGGGGTACCGGTGGAAGTGGGGCAAATCACCCTGGTACGGTTCATGAACGCGGCGGGCTTGCGGAACATTGGCCGGAACCTCTTCAAGCAGACTCCCGCCTCCGGTGAGCCCATCTATGGTACTGCGGGACTTGATGGCTTTGGGACCATCGCCCAGGGGTACCTGGAAATGTCCAATGTGAAGGTAGTAGAGGAAATGGTGGCCATGATCACCGCCCAGCGGGCGTATGAGGTGAACTCTAAGGCCATCCAGGCCTCTGATGAGATGCTGCAGACCGCAAACAACTTAAGAAGATAA